From the genome of Agromyces badenianii:
GGTGATGAGCGCGACGCCCTCGATGGCGGTGAAGACGATGAGGAGGCGTTTGGCGCTGAATCGGTCGGCGAGCCAGCCGCCCGCGAGGGAGGCGACCACGCCCGCCGCACTCGCGGCGGCGAGCACGATCGCGACCTCGTGCGGCGCGAGGCCGACGATGAAGGTGAAGTAGAGCACCGTCACGGTGAGGAAGATGCCGCGTCCCACGCGGGAGATGAGGGTCGCGCCGACGAGGATTCGCAGCACCGGATCGGAGACGGATGCCGCGAGGCGGGCGAAGAGCGACGGCGTGCCGGGCGTCTCTGGGGCGATCGTCGGCACGGTTCCCGTGTCGGGTGTCGTCGGGGAGGGAGGGCTCACTCGTACAGTTCTCGCAGACCCGTCGGTGCCGAGAAATTGATGTAGCGTTGCGCTTCATGTTGCGATACGTGCTCACCGAGGGCGACGTCGCGTCCGTGCGCTTCGGCATCTCGCCGCTCTGCGAACTCGGGCTGTCGCTGCGAGCCATCGACGATCCGGCACGGTTCCCCCTCCAGCTGCCGTGGCTGCGCCGCACCGAGGCGGCGCGCGCCGACCTCGACGTCGAGGCGCTGCACGGCCTCATCGATGACCGGCTGTGGACGCCCGACTTCCTGAACCCCCGCCCCGAGTCGCCGCTCACCCGGCTCGACGACGAGTTCGAGCAGCTGCTCGCGACACCCTCGCAGACCTTCATCCGCGACCTGGTGGCGGTGCACGGGCACGTGCCGGCGGTGTTCGCCGGTTCGCCGAAGACGGCCATCCGACGCATCGTGCGCGCGTTGCAAGAGCTCTGGGATGCCTCCTTCGCGCCCTACTGGCCGCGCATGCGGGCGGTGCTCGAGGCCGACGTCGTCTACCGTGGACGCCAGATCGCCCAGAGCGGGCTCTCGACCATGCTGAACGGCATCTCCTCGACGGTCGACTATGCCGACGGCGTCGTATCGGTGCGGCTGAGAGACCCGAACGACCGCCGGCACCGCATCGACGGTCTCGGGCTCACGCTCCTGCCGACGATGTTCACGCGGCGAGGCTCGGCACCGGTCGGCGACGGCCCGCCGATGATCATGTACCCGGCGCGCGGGCAGGGCGCGCTCTGGGAGACGGAGCAGGTGGCCAACCCCGCCGCGGTCGCCGCGATTCTCGGCGAGACCCGGGCGAGCCTGCTCTCAGCCCTCGGCGACCCGGCGTCGTCGACGGAACTCGGGGTGCGCTTCGGCGTCACGCCGTCGGCGGTGAACCAGCACCTGCGGGCGCTGCGCGATGCCGGCCTGCTCGTCTCGACGCGGTACGGCCACAGCGTGCTCTACCTGCGCAGCGAGCTGGGCAGCGCACTGCTCGACGCGCGGGCGGGGTGACGCGGGCCGTCGCCACTGCGGCGCCCGCGGCGCTCAGGCGGGGTGGGCGCTCAGGCAGGGTCGGGCGCGACCCGCAGCACCACCTTGCCGCGCACATGGCCGGCCTCGATCAGCCGGTGCGCCTCGGCACCGTCTTCGAGCGGCAGCTCTCGGTCGAGGTGCACGCGCACGGCGCCGTCGTCGATGAGACGGGTGATCACCGAGAGCGTGCGGGCATCGGGTGCGACCGAGTAGCCGGTGGCGCGGATGCCCCGGGCGGCCGCCTCCTCGTCCATCGTCGGCCATGACCCCGTTGGCACCGTCACGATCAGCCCGGCCGGACGCAGCGCTTCGAGCGAGCGCGTGCCCGTGTCATCCTTCGCATTGCCGATCAGGTCGATGACGACGTCTTGACCGGTGACGACCTCTTCGAAGCGCTCGCTCGTGTAGTCGATCACTCGGCGTGCACCGAGCCCGCGCACGAAGTCGGCGTTGCGGGCCGACGCGGTCGCGGTGACGACAGCGCCGAAGTAGGCGGCGAACTGCACCGCGAAGTGACCGACGCCGCCGGCGGCCGCGTGGATGAGCACGCGCTGCCCGTCGTGCACCCGGGCCGTGTCGACGACCGCTCCCCATGCCGTGAGCGCGGCGAGCGGCACGGCCGCCGCCTCGGCGAACGTCAGGGTGGCCGGCATGCGCGTGAGACTCAGCGAACTCACCGAGATGAGCTCGGCGTAGCTGCCGCCCGCCCGGGGCACTCGGCCCATGCCGTAGACCCGGTCGCCCGGCTGCAGCGGATGAGCCGAGTAGGGCACCGCCTCGACGACTCCGGCGAAGTCGCCGCCGAGCACGACCGGGAAAGCGGGGATCGCCTTCGCGACGCCCCGCCCGGCCCGGGTCTTCGCGTCGATCGGGTTCACGCCGGCCGCCATGACCCGCACGAGCACCTCGTCGCTGACGCGGATCGGATCGGGCACCTCGGCGATGTGCAGCTCTTCAGCCCCGCCCGTCTGATCGATCACCAATGCCCGCATCGACACACCCTCCCGAGATCGTCCATTGCACAGTATCCGTCCTCGCTATGATCGCACCGACCCCGGGTGGCCGGTGGTGTCGCCGACGAGGGGCTTCACGATCCTCTCTCCGGAGCGCGCCGACGCCGCCGACCCCATCGAGCGACCGCGCATCCAGTTGCGCCGCGCGCAGGAGTTCTTCGCGCTCAGGCCCGTGTGTGCTGCAGCCAGCGGGCCACACCCTCGCGCAGCAGCGCCGTCTGCGCGGGCAGCCCGTCGTCGCGAGCCGGAAGTTCGACGAGCGGCGCGTCGAGGGCGGCCGCCCACCGCTCGGCGAGCGGATAGGGGTGCACCGGGTCGCGCCGAGCGCCGATGACGAGCGAGCGGATGCCGCGGCCCGCGAGCCCGCCGAGTTCGGCGTCGGCCGTGAACGCGCGGTTGCGCGGGATCTCGACGAGGCGCATGGCCCGCCGCGCGGCATCGGGCGTCGTGAACTGGGCCAGGAGCGCCCGCCCGCCCGTCGGTGACTCCGAGACGATGCGCTGGAAGATCGCCCGCTCGCGGAATTCCTCGGTGCCCGCAGGGCCGGCGTCGGCGAGGATCTGCCCGATCACCGGGAAGACCCGCAGGTGCTCGGGCAGCGGGCGGTCGTCGAACGAGGGTCGCACGAAGATCGCGCGTTCGATCGGCAGCAGCTCGTCGAGCGCGAGCCGCAGTGCGAGCGCTGCGCCGAGCGAGATGCCGATCACGGTGAGCGGGGCGGATGCCTCGGGCGGCGGGCCGCCGGCCTCGGAGATCGTCTCCCGCACGCTCTGAGCGACCTCGGCGGCGAGCCGGTCGATGTCGAAGTCTGCGGGCTCGCCCACCGTGAGGAACCCGCCGTGGGCCCGGACGTCTGGCGCGACGATGAGCTCGTCGGCGCCGACTGCGGCGTGCACGGCGGGGGTGAGGAGATCGAGGGGCTGACGCCGGTCGGCGCCCAGACCGTGCAGGAGGACAGTCGTCATCTGGTGGTTCCTCCCGACAGTTGGGTGCTAAGCGAGTGGGTGAAGCGAGGTGAGGACCATCACGAGCGCCGCCCCGAGAGCTCGGCGATGAGCTCGTCGGCCAGTCTCACGAGGATCGCGATCTGGTCGTCGTCGCGATCGACCCAACGGTACTCGGGCTCGTCGCGAATCGGCACGAAGTCGTCGTGCTGCTCCCAGACGACGAGCGTGCGGTCGGCGCCGAGCACGTACTGCTGCCACCAGACCTGGCGCAGGTAGCTTCGGGGGATGCCGCGCCACGGCCGAGACGTGGTCTTGATCTCGCAAAGCTCGAGGGCGCCGACGGGGGTCACCCGCAGGCCGTCGGGGGTGGCGAGGTGCCGGTGCTCGGTCTCAGCGTGGAAGAGCAGGCTCGACGGTTCGATGTCGTGGCTTCGGCGCACCCAGTCGGCGATGACGGGTTCGCGGGCCTTGCCGTGGTCGGTGTACCGGCTGCCGCCGAACGAGCTGCCGTGCCGCTTCTCCCATGCGGCCGAGCGAACCGAGGCGAACGAGGCGAGCTTCGCGGCATCCGTCGCCGTGATGCCGCGGGAGCGGGCCCGGAGCCACGCGACCCGATCGCTCGAATCCGCCACGACGCGCGAGTGGCACGCATGCCGCGGGCGCTCGTCGACCGCGACCGCCATCGCCGCATCTTCGAGGTCGAAGAGGGCGAAGGGGGTGTCGGGCACCCTTCGAGCGTACCCTTCCCACCCGTCTTCCGGCCGAGGCCGTGCGCGCGCCCGCGTCAGCGCGCGGCGAGGGCGTCGATGCCCTCGGGCGAGAGCGCGTGGTGGATCGCGAGCATGCTCGCCCCGAGCACGGCGGCGTTCTCCGCGGCGGCGGACTGCACGATCGCGAGGTGCTCGGTGGCGAGTGGCATCGAGCGCGTGTAGACGACCTCTCGCACCCCGGCGATGAGGTGCTCGCCGGCCCGCGCCATCGATCCGCCGATCGCGACGACCGAGGGGTTCACGAGGCTGACGCAGGCGGTCAGCACCTCGCCGATGTCCCGGCCGGCCTGGCGCACGGCCTGGATCGCGTCGATGTCGCCGCGCTTGACGAGCTCGACGACGTCGTTGCCCGAGTTCGCCGCGACGCCCTGCTCGCGAAGCGCCCTGGCGATCGCGGGGCCCGAGGCGAGGGCCTCGAGGCATCCGCGGTTGCCGCAGTGGC
Proteins encoded in this window:
- a CDS encoding ArsR/SmtB family transcription factor, producing the protein MLRYVLTEGDVASVRFGISPLCELGLSLRAIDDPARFPLQLPWLRRTEAARADLDVEALHGLIDDRLWTPDFLNPRPESPLTRLDDEFEQLLATPSQTFIRDLVAVHGHVPAVFAGSPKTAIRRIVRALQELWDASFAPYWPRMRAVLEADVVYRGRQIAQSGLSTMLNGISSTVDYADGVVSVRLRDPNDRRHRIDGLGLTLLPTMFTRRGSAPVGDGPPMIMYPARGQGALWETEQVANPAAVAAILGETRASLLSALGDPASSTELGVRFGVTPSAVNQHLRALRDAGLLVSTRYGHSVLYLRSELGSALLDARAG
- a CDS encoding NADP-dependent oxidoreductase encodes the protein MRALVIDQTGGAEELHIAEVPDPIRVSDEVLVRVMAAGVNPIDAKTRAGRGVAKAIPAFPVVLGGDFAGVVEAVPYSAHPLQPGDRVYGMGRVPRAGGSYAELISVSSLSLTRMPATLTFAEAAAVPLAALTAWGAVVDTARVHDGQRVLIHAAAGGVGHFAVQFAAYFGAVVTATASARNADFVRGLGARRVIDYTSERFEEVVTGQDVVIDLIGNAKDDTGTRSLEALRPAGLIVTVPTGSWPTMDEEAAARGIRATGYSVAPDARTLSVITRLIDDGAVRVHLDRELPLEDGAEAHRLIEAGHVRGKVVLRVAPDPA
- a CDS encoding alpha/beta fold hydrolase translates to MTTVLLHGLGADRRQPLDLLTPAVHAAVGADELIVAPDVRAHGGFLTVGEPADFDIDRLAAEVAQSVRETISEAGGPPPEASAPLTVIGISLGAALALRLALDELLPIERAIFVRPSFDDRPLPEHLRVFPVIGQILADAGPAGTEEFRERAIFQRIVSESPTGGRALLAQFTTPDAARRAMRLVEIPRNRAFTADAELGGLAGRGIRSLVIGARRDPVHPYPLAERWAAALDAPLVELPARDDGLPAQTALLREGVARWLQHTRA
- a CDS encoding YqaJ viral recombinase family protein, which codes for MAVAVDERPRHACHSRVVADSSDRVAWLRARSRGITATDAAKLASFASVRSAAWEKRHGSSFGGSRYTDHGKAREPVIADWVRRSHDIEPSSLLFHAETEHRHLATPDGLRVTPVGALELCEIKTTSRPWRGIPRSYLRQVWWQQYVLGADRTLVVWEQHDDFVPIRDEPEYRWVDRDDDQIAILVRLADELIAELSGRRS